ATATGCCGGTTATGGATGGCATGGAGATGCTCAATCACGTGAGAAGCAACCCGAGGACCAAAGATACACCGGTGCTGATCGTCTCAACGGAAAGCAACGAACAGCGAATCGCCAATTTCTATAAACTCGGTGCCTCTTTCGTCCACAAACCGTTTACCCCGGAAGAGCTGCGGCAGGAGATCAGCCGCATGACGGATATTCCCGCCTGAGATTGTCCTGTGAGCTGACACACGGGAGCTGTTTCTAGCTCATGCCGCGCGGAGGCAGGAGAAGGGTGAATGTTACCCCTTTCTTCCCGGAATTGCTTGTCTGAATTATCGTAATACCCAGTTGCCGGCAAATAAGATAAGCTATGGTCAGCCCGATGCCCATGTTTTGCGGCTTGTTTGTGATGAAGGGTGAAAAAATCCGCTCATTCAGATATTCGGGAACCGGGTCACCATAGTTGGTGACATGAACCTTTAGGGGAGATTCCAAAATGATCTGAACGGGCTTTCTTTTTCCAGCTGTGTGTTCAAGAGCATTTGTAATCAGCAGCTGGAAGAGTTTTTCGATTTTTTGGCGGCTGCTCGAGATCGCCTGCCCGCGGCTATGCTGGCGTATTTCTATGCGCTTTTGTGTTTTCTTGTCCAGGCTTTTGATGTAATCCATGGCAACGGATCCGACGTTGATGCTGCTGACATCGTGCCGGGTTTCGGCCGTGTGCAGGGTTTCGAGTTCATCAAGCATATCGTTCAGCTGATCCATGCCGGAACTGAGCTTGGTAACACGATGCCGGATCTGCTTTGCCATTGGGTCGTCCATGAGCATATCGAGATAGCCCTGCATTCCGGTCATCGGTGACCGCAGCCGGTGCAGCACCAGGCCCACCATATCGCGTGCCGTATGGATTTCCTTCATGGAGGGAAGTCCCGGACAAGGTGAAAGCATGATCATCTCCAGGCTGAGATCCTCCCATGCAAACGTCTGTTTTTCGCAGACAAGCCACTCTTCATCGAAATAGACCATGTTGCAGGCTTCGGAGATCTGCTCTTCATAGCAGAGAATGTTCGAAACCGGAACATTTTCAAGGCTTCTTTCAGGATAAAGAGCAGAAACGGTATCATTTGCCAGCAGAATGGTCCCGTCACTTTTGTTTGTGAGGAATACAGGATTCGGCTGCATGTTGATGAGCAGCTTTAGTCCCTGCATGGATTTTTTTTCCTGCGGGGGGGAGCAGACGGATGCTGTCCGGCCGGATTCCATGCAGGCGCCTCCTGTTTCTGCAGATATGCTGTGATGTATTCTCAAAAAATCGATATCAGAAATCATTCATACAGGACAATAGTAGTGACAAAGAGACGATGGCTGTTCAAATAGTTTCCGGATGCAAGATGCATGCCTTACTGCTTATCAGCCATTATTTGAAAAACTTAAACGGTGATGAAAGACGCGGGGAAAAAATTGCCAGCGCCGTGGCGCTTTTGTCTCAGGCCGGA
This DNA window, taken from Natronogracilivirga saccharolytica, encodes the following:
- a CDS encoding sensor histidine kinase, translated to MESGRTASVCSPPQEKKSMQGLKLLINMQPNPVFLTNKSDGTILLANDTVSALYPERSLENVPVSNILCYEEQISEACNMVYFDEEWLVCEKQTFAWEDLSLEMIMLSPCPGLPSMKEIHTARDMVGLVLHRLRSPMTGMQGYLDMLMDDPMAKQIRHRVTKLSSGMDQLNDMLDELETLHTAETRHDVSSINVGSVAMDYIKSLDKKTQKRIEIRQHSRGQAISSSRQKIEKLFQLLITNALEHTAGKRKPVQIILESPLKVHVTNYGDPVPEYLNERIFSPFITNKPQNMGIGLTIAYLICRQLGITIIQTSNSGKKGVTFTLLLPPRGMS
- a CDS encoding response regulator; amino-acid sequence: MSLNILVVDDSAVMRKMIIKTLNMSGIPLGNIMEASDGKEGLQKLEENWIDLLMIDINMPVMDGMEMLNHVRSNPRTKDTPVLIVSTESNEQRIANFYKLGASFVHKPFTPEELRQEISRMTDIPA